From a region of the Gossypium raimondii isolate GPD5lz chromosome 10, ASM2569854v1, whole genome shotgun sequence genome:
- the LOC128033944 gene encoding uncharacterized protein LOC128033944, whose amino-acid sequence MIASLMTKLLQKNVKFEWTDKCQQSFEKLKALLTEASVLVQPETGKEFIIYSDASLNGLGCVLMQEGNANVVADALSRKSLFALRTMDRSLALSEEGLILVELKARPLFLQQIFEAQKNYSELQVKRSQWESGCDSDFRIRSDDCLMFRDRICVPKDDELIRTILHEAHNGSLSVHPVKSEHQAPSGLLQPLLIPEWKWDRITMDFVTGLPLTPRKKDAIWIKKDVESASIRERKRLWIKLRNSYVLHRGYYVYQKALVKCVVLRAGYYVNWKV is encoded by the exons GAATGGACtgataaatgtcaacaaagttttgagaaattgaaggcgTTATTGACTGAGGCATCGGTGTTGGTGCAACCTGAGACAGGGAAAGAGTTtataatttacagtgatgcatcattgaatggtCTTGGATGTGTGCTAATGCAAGAAG GAAATGCAAATGTAGTCGCTGATGCTTTGAGcagaaaatctttgtttgctttgaGAACCATGGATAGGAGTTTAGCTTTGTCTGAGGagggtttaattttggttgagttgaaagctagaccgTTATTTTTGCAGCAAATTTTTGAAGCTCAGAAGAATTATAGTGAATTACAAGTCAAGAGATCTCAGTGGGAATCAGGTTGTGATTCAGATTTTCGAATTAGATCAGATGATTGCCTAATGTTCCGAGATAGGATATGTGTACCAAAAGATGATGAGTTGATTCGGACAATTTTACATGAGGCACACAATGGTAGTTTATCAGTTCACCCAG TAAAATCTGAACATCAAGCACCTTCGGGTCTACTTCAACCATTATtgattcctgagtggaaatgggacagaatcacgatggattttgtgacgGGTTTGCCTCTGACTCCtaggaagaaagatgctatttgg atcaagaaagatgTGGAATCAGCCTCgataagggaaaggaaaagattgtGGATTAAATTGCGAAATTCCTAtgttttgcaccgag gctactatgtttACCAGAAGGCTTTGGTCAAGTGTGTAGTACTacgtgcaggctactacgtgaactgGAAAGTTTGa